The DNA window aacggggcaatcaacattagcaagttgatccgcaatcatcttcaattcagtgcaataagcactcatgtttgggaaatcattgagacgaatttgagaaaacctattttcaagatacatagcgcgagaacctgtgttatcttgaaatatattcgctaaacgttcccaagcctgagcagccgtcataccaggtttttggatcgtgtttagtagatccttggatattgttccaaatatccattgcttgacaagggcgtcaaggcgtttccacagaagagagtcggtctcggaagatgttgaaggtgtttcggaggcgttgggagtttttggtttgagatgttcgtaaacattgtgaatcaagcagtggttttcgagaaggtctgcccaagagagatattcctcgctacccatctctagggtgataggaattatggagcggagattgttaacagagaaagcagagtggtattgagaaacagacatggtggtgggcgtctgactttgattggaggaggagtctgaattagtaggtgggacagacattagaagtttgtgcgtgaggcagcaaggtgggaggaagagaaaaaaaattcgattgatgatcttgagaggatctttactctgataccatgatagaaattaatcccatggttattattgataaacaatgttacaatatatactagtcaaaagactcttaataaggtaaaccactaatctaggaatctaaacaaggtaacccactaatctaggaatctaaacaaggtaacaagatatatacaatatactaatagtCAACAACCCTATGTCATCCCAAACGAACAACCTAGATCAGCAGTGCATCCAACTACCAGTTATAACATCCCAAATGGTCCATTTGTACAGGCACCTCCATTTTCATACAATGAAGTCCCACCTAGAACCTCAGCTCACTTTCACGGTTGTCCTTCATGTGCTTCACCCATAATGGTACAAGTGACTGCAGACCTATCCTATCATCATGTTACCTTGATTCCGGCTGCTACTGCTAGAAGAAACGCAATGGCTGTCATAAATGGAGCTCAAGTGTACTCCCCTGCTCCAGAATCAATCACTCGAACACATCCAGAGACtgatgaggaggaggaggaggaggacagTTTGAGTAACGAAATGGTAATAGTGCCTGAAAAGAAGCCGGAAATGGTAACTGCTCATAGTGAAGAAGTAAAACGAGTTTTAGTTGAGACTAAAGAAATGAGAAGAAGCTATGCTAGTATTACTGCTGGTAAGACTATGAACGACAACAAACCTTCTTCTGAAGAGGAAAACAATCAACCGTCGTTGGAGGAAGAGGAAACAAACACAAACAACGACAAACCTGATTCGGAGGATCAAGAAGGAAAAGATAATAAGACAACTAATCCTCAAGTTGAAGATGCATATGATGGTAATGGATTCACTACTGTGGTTTCttcaaaaacaaagaaaaaggtGAAGGCTGAAGCTAAAGCTGCAGCCTTTGCTGAAGTGAGAAGAATGTTTAATAAACATCGCAGGGGGCcacaaagagatcaaagagggGCTGGGGGTGATCATGATAAACGTGGTATGGGAGGGTCAAGAGATCATGGTTATGATAAACATGGAAGAGTGGCAAAGGATCATGGACACGACATACATAGAGGACCTCCAAAAGAAGGCCATGATAAGGCGACAAAAGCTTAAGGTCAGTTGGTTGggaatttgtttgtttgtttgtttgttttcggTCAATAAATGAGATTTGTTACTCTtctttatttatagtttattgaGATGGTTCTATTCTTAAATCTTAACACTCAAAATTGCATGGAAGATGTATTGAACACTGTGTTGATTAGTGTAATTTGCAGTAACAATTTTAAAGGTTAATAGCTCTGTTTTGTTGTGATCCCGTTTTATTTTGGTGACTATCTCATGACTCTCACCATCATGACCCCGTTTAATCAGAGTGTACTTAGTGAGAATTAAAGTTactatatttatgatttatttttaggtatttttttgcatgaattttgttttgaattgaaTGTTAAAGGGATTTATGACATAGTAAGAAtattgggaagaatgtcaattttatctacAAAGTTGGACAGagaggtgtcaaatttattattaaagtcgtaaaattctatttatgtatataatcttgacaaaaagtgtcaaatttatttttcttaacagAATTATTTAACGGGCGTTAAAATTTTGTTGACATGGCAGCCATGtcatattaacatattttatatatacatattttttataacccaatttaatcatttaaacatGACTTCAATGTTATCCCTTCATTCATGTTTTCCAAATTTCACAACTTTCCGACTTCTAATTGTTATCCCGTTGCCGCCGATCTCGTCACCAGATCCTTAACTCATACCTTCGTTCCTCTTAATTAATCCTCCGAGAAAACTTTCTCTTTCTCAGCCGCCAATGTAATTCCGATCTCGTCACCAGATCCCTAACTCATACCTTCATTCCTCTCAATTAATCTGGCGGACTTTCTCTTTCTCAGCCGCCAATGTACCACGTCCTCCTCCAATATCTATCCTCCAGAGTCCAGATCAAGGCTGCAAAATATCTTCCATAACTTTGAATCGACTTGTTCGCCGTCAAATCAACAGTCTCCTCATATTCGAGTTACCATGAATAGAGGTCAGCTCCAGATCATATATAGATATCAAAATTCAGGTAATTCTCAATCGCAGCGATCAAGCTCGATTTTTCGGTGCCCGAAGGACCATATAGCAAGTATCCTCTCTTCTACTGTCCTCTAAAACTTGAGAGTAAAAATCTTGAGAATCTTCTCGACTCCGATGATTTCACCTCATGCGAGATCCATTTAAATTTTGCGCCGTTGAAATAATCATCGAGTATCCTTGGCCATTGATGTCATGTGTAGATCTTTTAGTATCCTTGTCAGGCATAGTGACTCTGAAAGTTGAAGTGGATTGGAAGATCTTAGATCCTAAATAGAATTGAAAGAAGCAAATAATAGTAAAATTGAACAAACATTGGGCAAAAGATCCGAACAACACTCTCATTCTCATTCCTTAAACACTGTTACTGGTGATCATAAAATTGAACCAATTAAGCTAAAGATCAGATACAACAACTAAGAAAACATGAATTATTCAGatcaaattaaactaattaatttgatgACATTGTAAATCATTGGGTGCCTTAATGTAAATCTGCCATCATTTGAACTGAAGTGATGATGCAGAAGATCAGACGGCGGCGGTAACTGTACAGAAGGGAATTTCAGTCGACGGTGGAATAGGCGGAATGAGAATTTCAGTCGACAGTGGAATTATGCGGGAAGGAAATAGAAAAGTAGAAGCGATGAAAAAATCTGAAACCCTAAATCCTATAAGAAAGGTGAAACTTGTAGAGGGCGTTGTCGTTTGGTTTCAAAACTGTTGTGCACTCGTCGGATTAAAGaggtttaacattttaatttattttatttgtatgataaaagtatgtttgaaatgaaaattggattataatatatatatatatatatatctatataaaatatgtgaatatGTGTGGCAATGCCATGTCAACAAAAATTTAACATCGTTAAATAAttctgttaaaaaaaataaatttgacactttttgtcaagattatatatataaatagaattttacaactttaataataaatttgacaccttcatCCAACTTTgtagataaaattgacattcttccctaagaatatttgattcatttatcAAATATCAATCTTTAACATAAAATAGCACTCAATTAATGATCATGATATGGGGTTCAATTGAAAACAATCGTTTGTTGACAAATTTCTTATCCAAATCTCAATTAAATAGGGTTGGATGacatacataaaaaaattaacaagtacttgtataaattttctaaaaaaaaatatgaagttgtttagcctaattttttaaaactatttttaagtaaactaaaaaaacatttcaaatttcattccCTCATCAATTATATTActaaatcattatttaaaatataaatatttttaatttcttttttttatattttctttttcttatatattaatactcctCTATCTCTTCACCTTAAAAatcaactctttttttttaatatctcatgtttattcaaataaacctatTTCAACCCTTATATCCTCTCTATAAATGGatatgtaaataatatattttgtttgcgTTCATTTTCACACGATAATCATTTCCGTGCGATAAATTTTTATGTATCGCAATAACCGATTTCATCACTTAGACTATTCAGAGCAAGGTAtcaaatttttcatttaatactcTGCCGCGTCAGCTTAACACCTATTTTAACACCCACTTTTTAGCATATCCTACAGCAAAGTGTTATTCAAtgtatcaaaattactttttcactttctctcactttcacatcatttatacataatttcattttttttaaccataGGTAATTCATCATGTTTTGGTTCGAAGGTTGTATATTTGGGTTTTGAGCTTGATTTGAGAAGTAATTTGGAAAGAAGTTATAGTTTTGTGAAGGAtccatgaaagagtttgaagatttcaaaagaaatgtgatacaaacaaggatgataatatggtggaaaatttcagaaattttttggtgtccaaatgacacaaaccaagtctctatttatagatctcgaaaaataaaaaataatgatatatatatatatatatttttgatcaattattatgtaaaagtgtatttaaaaaagaaaacaaaaacaaaaaagtaaccaCTAGCGCTGCCACTTGGCACGCTATGATTGGGCCACATCAAATTTGGTCAtgtatcaaaatttgataacacttaattttgatactctgctgcaccatttgatattattttaacactcaTTTGATACCTTATTTGACACCCTGCTGTGGATAGTCTTATAATCAAAAAAGTGAAAAGGggctttcaaaccattttttaaatatattgataataaataaaaaagtgaaaagACTATAATTGGTTTGAAGAGTTACATAGTTTtactataaacaaaaattatatattataaaaaaaattaataatataaatgtaacaCCAAAATCTTTCATATTGATGATCGTATCTCAGCTCGATAATCGTCTCCCTATGACTCACATTTATCTTGAGTGAtacgaaaaaataaaatgatagacACGATTAGAGCTCGTATAAAAGTTCAGATTTgactagttttgatttttttaaagtattgcTTAATTTGTTTctctaaaaaatagaaaataaaaatatattgaatgtaCAAACAAATTTTAGAGATTTTGTTCTTAGTTCGATATTTAGTTACACGTAAGGATGTAAACGAGCCGAGTCGAACTCAATTAGCACTGGCTCGAGTTTGGCTCGACTCGTTTTTTATTGGCTCGGCGGCTTGATCATATAACCATAGGCTCGAGTTCAGCTTGAAAgactcgaatttaaatatatttatatattaatttcttatataaaaaaaccaTAATGAAAGTCAAGAGTCCATTCATCGACTGTAAACCCCTCcgtgtatttttttgttttacgcCTCGTAATTCTTCCTCAGTCAGGACTTCATTCACGTAAGAATTGACGTATTGGTTCGCGTAAGAATACACGTAGAATACCTAAGAGAGTTATATGTTAAAACAAGTTTGAGAAGAATACTTCAAGTCGTGTATTGTATTTGAGATTaacttgaaaatatattagactcTATTATGTTTattgtgaaaaataaaacactttatagtgaaataaaagtaattttatatcttataaaatataatttattcagattgtatatatattaaatattattacagaataattatattttgattcaattttcaaaagttgtgtttatttaattaaattaatattaaatttatttattttcttataatttataaaaaattatataatatatatttttaatttataaatattatttgatatatcttaataaaaatattttatagttttatattttataaaatataatatattgagattgcatatattaaataatattatagtataattatattttgttttgattttttaaagttatgtctatgtaattaaattaataccaaatttatttatttctttataaatattatataacatatattttttaatttataaatatattttggggAGGCCATAAGCAATAAGACCATAAATAGACTTATGAGAGTATGTTTCAAgttttgattaaaaagtaaaatataataaaaaaaaaaagtttatatgtTTAGGCTCGAAAAAACTCGACGAACCATCAAGCGAGTCTTATCTAAGTTCGAAatcggctcgaatattaaacgagttggctcgagctcggctcgaatttGATTTTGACCGAACTCAAATCGAACTTTGACCGAGCCACTCACGAGCGGCTCGACTCATTTACACCCCTAGTTACATTAACACTATGTCTCACATGTCCGTCATTTGATGACAATctctattataaatttttggtaaagtattattttacaccttattcatttattatatctTAATGTAAATGCCTAAAGATGAATcgaaacttaaaattttaaaagtaaataataaagaaGTTGTAAAAATGTGAACAACAATTAGGCCAGCTAGCGGCGGGACAGCAAACGGATCTGGGCGCACAGACGCGGTAGGTGGGCGGTTCGGGCTGGTCAATCGACCAGTAGGGTATTCAACAGCACGGGGTAGGCGGACACGGGCGACTCAAACAGTAGTAAAACAAAAGGAAATTAATGGGGTCCCGGGAGCCTAGGTCGGACGCCCCTCCTCAcccttctcattttttttttctcggtGGGCCTGTTTCTTTTAATCGGGCGTTCAAAAACACGTTCGGATGACTGTTTTGCTCTCAGTCAAAAAGCATGCCAAAAATCTCAGTTGCGAACTAGTTTTCTATCGAAAATCAAACCGCGATCAAGAACTTCGGTCATTTACCGGGACAACATgttgaaaaattttaaaactctttTTTTGTTTTCCCCAATTTCAACTCGATGCCTACTCATTCTAAACTAACACCTAACACAAAACAATGTACAATTTTCTAACAACAATCCAAATACAATTACACCCGTGAActtgaaaatcaaaatattttcaataagtAAATATGTCATTGTTTAAAGAGGGACTTTTGTTGCTTTTCCTTTTAACTATGCGTTATTAAGCTACATTAGAAATATTTCTATCACGTTTAAACAACCCAAGCACGACCATGATGAAgaacaaaaactaaaaaaagcGAAACtccaaaaatttgaatttaggcGTTTCAGTTTTAATATGGTTTAGACATTAAATCAAACTGCAATTGTTACGTTAAATATTTCGAACTAAACTAAatcataaaattgaataaagGAAAGCTACAACAAAAAATTACAGTTTTCTTTTCAATCgggtttttgaaaaattgtaACAACTCAGTATGTGATGTCCGAGTATTTGGATATTTAGTAGAATATTTGGATTGAGACGTTTGATATGGTAGACTTACGTATTTGAGTTattatctcaattattttttagtggactatttaatttgagaaaaatcGTTGAATCTGTAATGACTGTAATCGTTCGATgcgtataattcataataatgtTATTACGACACTTTCTAAAATTCGTTTCAGAAAGCCGGTGGAGTCGGTCAGGGAGTTAATTGTTTTTCGAGAATTTACGAGCTCGGTAATCTATTAGGCAACAtgattttattacattttttatttctcatgtCATATCATGCTTTGTCATTGTGCTTAAACCgttcttatcatttttaatataaatgaacaatttttaaaattaataaaaaataaaattttataaaatagtgatatgatttgtttgaataattatgaaatataaatatgatgttGAATTGTCAAAGTAAGGCTCCTACCAGTTTCaattgaatttgtatttttttttttcaaaactcataatttattgttaaaattatttataaataaataaaaaaataataatttcactaatttaactatcgaatttcagcgaattaagaattttaatatcaaatttcaaaaaatctgtAGTCAAAACTCTCAGTTATCTGAAATTtagtagttaaattagtgaatgaatattttatttatttatttataaatttcacgttaaataagttaattacgtttaaaattgttaagaaaaaactttatttttatataactttaaccGTAAAAAATCCCAAATTATGAAGTTTGAAAGAGGAGGTCTGAAATCACGTTTCACAAATCACACCTAAGGAGTCACATATTAATCATTTCTAAATACTAATtactataatttaattaaccATCTTATACATTCataccaaataaaatataattatatttcacaCAAAAACTTTTAACACTAATATGATAAGAATCAATACTAATTTTAACGAAGAGGTGTATATAGTATTAGATTTGTGACAAGGTGGTTTGATTttggatatattttttaattctcatTTGATCAAATCACTAATAAAATGAAAACCCCACGTCCGGGCTACTCCTCATCTGCAAGTTTGACtaatggaaatatatatatgtttgtaacTCAGCCTAAGTTTGGcaccttctttctttctttctttctttcaggTCAACTCTAAAAAGTCTACTCTTTTGTAAATGTCATAGGTTGTCGATATTCCCATTCCCCAGATTTCCCATCTTCAGTTCCATCTCCCCCGGAGGTAAGGACAGAAGAAAACAGCACCattttttttgtcatctttCTATCAAATACAGTTTGATTCCACTTGATTCTAACAATTAAAGaatgatatgtttttctttcgtGATCTTAGCAGGCAAACTGTAAAATACCATTAGCTTGTAAGGAATTGGCATACAAGGATGTCTTTCGATTTCTTCGGAGGATTGAATAATCTAAACATCAGAAATTCTATTGGAAGTTCCTATGGATCTTCCCGAGGGAGTTTCTATGGCAAACCTTTGTCACcaccatcatcatctcaaagcCGAGGCATTCTGTATCCAACTGATACCAACAAAAATATTCAACTTCACAATCCAATGCTTTCAAACCCACCACGTTTACCTAATCATAATCAAGATCATCCCGATTACCCTAATCATAATCAAGATTATCGTCCAACCCACGTCAACCCATTCCCTCCAACCCACCCTCCAGCCCACGTCATCCCATTCCCTCCAGCTCCAACTAACAATTATAACATCCCAAATGCTCCATCCTTACTGCAGCCATCTCCCTTTTCATACAATCAAGCCCCACAAAGAACTGCTGCTCAGTTTCACGATTGTCCTACGTGTGCTTCCCCCATAAGAGTACAAGTTACTGCAGACCAATCTCATTTTCATGTCATCCTGAGTCAGGCTTATCATGACAGTTTAAGTAACTATACAGTACAAGTAGTGCCTGAGAAGCAGCAGCCGAAAATGGTAACTGCTCCTAGAGAAGAAGTCTCGCGAGCTTTGTTTGAGACTAATGAAAGAAGAAGCTATGCTAGTATTACTGTTGGTAAGAGTAACAAACCTCATTCAAAGGAGGAGGAAGAAAAAGTAGAAGAagcagaagaagaagcaaaagATGGTAAG is part of the Impatiens glandulifera chromosome 1, dImpGla2.1, whole genome shotgun sequence genome and encodes:
- the LOC124930267 gene encoding uncharacterized protein LOC124930267 — translated: MMTLDFFKGVNNLNQGRTYERNYSSRDFNQGPSSPLSSPVNRSIQDRRDTNENVHVHRQQDHVNNGHGSWTNHNPMISIPEVLPRDHPHAYPYNQHHQDYRQQPYVIPNEQPRSAVHPTTSYNIPNGPFVQAPPFSYNEVPPRTSAHFHGCPSCASPIMVQVTADLSYHHVTLIPAATARRNAMAVINGAQVYSPAPESITRTHPETDEEEEEEDSLSNEMVIVPEKKPEMVTAHSEEVKRVLVETKEMRRSYASITAGKTMNDNKPSSEEENNQPSLEEEETNTNNDKPDSEDQEGKDNKTTNPQVEDAYDGNGFTTVVSSKTKKKVKAEAKAAAFAEVRRMFNKHRRGPQRDQRGAGGDHDKRGMGGSRDHGYDKHGRVAKDHGHDIHRGPPKEGHDKATKA